One segment of Argiope bruennichi chromosome 11, qqArgBrue1.1, whole genome shotgun sequence DNA contains the following:
- the LOC129956680 gene encoding uncharacterized protein K02A2.6-like, with translation MYGHRVCIPEKYQNQVLEELHVGHPGIVKMKAIARSYCYWQGIDASIANFVQNCSACIATRNEPARINRHPWEWPNGPWQRIHVNYAGPFMGKMFFVVSDAYSKWIEVIPMNNITASLTIHHLRILFAHYGIPLTLVSDNGASFTSYEFRHFLKLNNIKHITSAPYHPATNGQAERIVQLFKASLKSNRGDYGDLNVKLRRFLLQYRITPHSLTGETPSALFLKRCIRTRLDLFKPNLRDKVVQKQSSRLDTKSILREFQEGEKVARHVDQIRKCGKSIELSQAATEIPIYDKELNFPDEPVSDDVAESEPPAPVPEVVLEPKDVPVSATPSDDMPPGPVPDASGKPKTDVPLRRSNRIRRPPERLDL, from the exons ATGTATGGTCATAGAGTATGCATTCCTGAAAAGTACCAGAATCAAGTTTTGGAAGAACTTCATGTTGGACATCCTGGAATTGTCAAAATGAAGGCCATAGCTAGAAGCTACTGCTATTGGCAAGGTATTGATGCCAGTATAGCCAATTTTGTTCAGAACTGTTCAGCTTGTATCGCAACGAGGAACGAACCAGCAAGGATAAATCGACATCCGTGGGAATGGCCAAATGGACCTTGGCAAAGGATACACGTTAACTACGCTGGTCCTTTTATGgggaaaatgttttttgtagTCTCTGATGCATATTCGAAGTGGATAGAAGTCATTCCGATGAATAATATTACAGCTAGTCTTACAATTCATCATCTTCGTATTCTTTTTGCTCATTATGGAATTCCCTTAACTTTGGTTAGTGATAACGGCGCAAGTTTTACTAGTTacgaatttcgacattttttgaaactgaataatattaaacatataacttcAGCACCTTACCATCCTGCTACGAACGGACAGGCAGAAAGAATAGTGCAGTTGTTCAAAGCTTCGTTGAAATCGAATAGAGGTGATTATGGAGATCTAAATGTGAAATTACGaagatttttattacagtatagaATAACTCCACATTCCCTCACGGGAGAAACTCCGAGTGCCTTGTTTTTGAAGAGATGTATTCGCACTAGGCTTGatctttttaaaccaaatttgagaGACAAAGTTGTTCAGAAACAGAGTTCGAGACTTGACACAAAATCTATCTTGCGTGAGTTTCAGGAAGGGGAGAAAGTAGCC AGACACGTAGATCAAATAAGGAAATGTGGGAAGTCGATTGAATTATCCCAAGCTGCTACTGAAATTCCAATTTAcgataaagaattgaattttccaGATGAGCCAGTATCCGATGATGTTGCTGAATCGGAACCGCCTGCACCTGTACCTGAAGTTGTCCTTGAACCTAAGGACGTACCTGTATCTGCCACTCCAAGTGATGATATGCCACCTGGGCCTGTACCAGACGCTTCCGGAAAGCCCAAAACTGATGTGCCACTCCGACGCTCAAACCGAATCAGGAGACCTCCAGAGAGACTCGACCTGTGA
- the LOC129956682 gene encoding gastrula zinc finger protein XlCGF49.1-like, producing the protein MNDESVSENSDDPDYEPSESSESETGSLKCRVCGKTFRFKSKLKRHKLIHSQEKIYKCNMCSAAFKHRLTLQSHIATHTNIRPYSCSVCSKEFTNISHLKSHFIVHTGEKPHTCDICNRSFGHKCALKTHMIIHTREPLLCNICNEKFAMKNELAHHYRKHHRNLDTFMCDICYKQYLKPAYLMRHYSNHHKELKPFVCVLCKQGFCREEDVKNHRSTCQGRQSIKNAEKENPKCCNEGN; encoded by the coding sequence ATGAATGATGAATCAGTTTCCGAAAATTCTGATGATCCAGACTATGAACCAAGTGAAAGTTCGGAAAGTGAAACTGGTAGTCTAAAATGTCGAGTATGTGGtaaaacttttagatttaaaTCTAAGCTTAAAAGGCACAAACTTATCCATAGCCAGGAGAAGATCTATAAATGTAATATGTGCTCAGCAGCGTTTAAACATAGGCTAACTCTTCAGTCACATATAGCCACGCATACTAATATAAGACCTTATAGCTGTAGTGTATGCAGTAAAGAATTTACCAACATAAGtcatttaaaaagtcattttattgtTCATACGGGAGAAAAACCTCACACCTGTGACATTTGTAATAGAAGTTTTGGTCATAAATGTGCTTTGAAAACACATATGATTATTCACACCAGAGAACCTCTTTTGTGtaatatatgtaatgaaaaatttgCTATGAAAAATGAGCTAGCACATCATTATCGTAAACATCACAGAAACTTGGATACGTTTATGTGTGATATTTGTTATAAACAATATCTAAAGCCTGCATATTTAATGAGGCATTATAGTAATCATCATAAAGAATTAAAACCTTTCGTGTGTGTTTTATGTAAGCAAGGTTTCTGTAGGGAAGAAGATGTAAAGAATCATAGAAGCACTTGCCAAGGAAGACAATCCATCAAGAATGCAGAGAAGGAAAACCCGAAGTGCTGCAATGAAGGGAATTAG
- the LOC129956679 gene encoding uncharacterized protein LOC129956679 — translation MATAETAAVVIPPFIKPDPALWFHMLDSTFELASPKAITESKTKYNYVVAQLPPEIATVVRDVIIQPDSTDPYSDLKTKVIERCSESRTQEIRRLLTGESLGDRKPSELLRIMKRRAESHNIDDSLLFELSNQAMPVPVQTILASISPISSDKAADVADRILDINSTSINTISSGSERNSSPVKELKSDMDLLRNEIKELRKEVADLRRSRRRFRSPSRTRRARSKSGGNRYCWYDFRFHEKATRCIPPCSFKGNPVQEE, via the coding sequence ATGGCTACAGCTGAAACAGCGGCGGTAGTAATCCCGCCTTTCATAAAGCCGGATCCTGCACTTTGGTTTCATATGCTCGACTCTACTTTCGAATTGGCTTCTCCGAAAGCCATTACTGAAAGCAAGACGAAATACAATTACGTCGTGGCTCAGTTACCTCCTGAAATTGCCACTGTTGTGCGGGATGTAATAATTCAACCGGATTCCACGGATCCATATTCGGATCTCAAAACGAAAGTCATCGAGCGCTGTTCCGAATCAAGGACGCAGGAAATTCGACGACTTTTGACTGGTGAAAGCTTAGGTGATCGGAAGCCCAGTGAATTGCTTCGTATCATGAAAAGGAGAGCCGAAAGCCATAACATCGATGATTCCTTGCTGTTTGAACTGTCCAATCAAGCAATGCCAGTACCTGTGCAAACTATTTTGGCTTCCATTTCACCGATTTCTTCGGACAAGGCAGCAGACGTAGCTGATAGAATTCTGGACATCAATTCCACCTCAATTAACACTATTTCTTCCGGAAGTGAACGCAACTCTTCACCTGTGAAGGAGCTTAAATCGGACATGGATTTGCTTCGAAACGAAATCAAGGAATTGCGCAAGGAAGTGGCTGATCTCCGACGTTCTCGTCGTCGATTTCGGTCTCCTAGCCGTACTCGTCGTGCTCGCTCAAAATCAGGGGGAAATAGATACTGCTGGTATGACTTTCGATTCCACGAGAAAGCTACAAGGTGCATTCCGCCTTGCTCGTTTAAGGGAAACCCTGTTCAGGAAGAGTAG